One Calditrichia bacterium DNA window includes the following coding sequences:
- a CDS encoding efflux RND transporter periplasmic adaptor subunit — protein sequence MLIGLFILFSVIALGGFLSGCSSEKKDTSGAEMITEESAQLWTCGMHPEVIVDEPGQCPKCGMNLVPVKNTSESSQPKTADTKPNGERKILYWQAPMNPTEIYDKPGKSAMGMDLIPVYEGDEQSSSGAISIDPVTVQNMGVRYGTVSRMDFHHEIRTVGKVDYNEDKLYEINTKMSGWIERLFVDYTGEMVNAGQPLMEIYSPELVTTQQEYLLALKTREMVRESRIASIREGGETLLESTRKRLLYWDVPKSELERLENTGEVKKTVLLRAQSTGMVIEKNAIEGGHIKEGMKLFQIADLREVWVHASIYDYEVPWIVEGQTAEMTLSYQPGKTYTGRVSYIYPFLREKARDVHVRLEFQNPDLELKPGMYVNVQLHGKVIPDALVIPIEAVIRSGKRNVVFVTREPGKFEPRDIQIGEEGGPNNRYVRVISGLLEGEQVVISAQFLLDSESRLQEAIQKMLKERQGGKKPSMEQDQMDGMNSSDDHQHQMGDMNATDEHNAHDTSASPSHDHGNSMKDPQLKMEGSDHKDHPDLSSGQSN from the coding sequence ATGTTAATTGGTTTATTTATTCTTTTTTCTGTCATTGCCCTCGGCGGATTTCTGTCCGGATGCAGCTCTGAAAAGAAAGACACGTCTGGAGCGGAAATGATCACGGAAGAGAGTGCACAGCTTTGGACTTGCGGAATGCACCCGGAAGTAATTGTCGATGAGCCGGGGCAATGCCCTAAATGTGGGATGAACCTGGTTCCCGTTAAAAACACCAGCGAATCTTCCCAACCCAAAACGGCGGATACAAAGCCCAATGGAGAACGCAAAATTCTGTACTGGCAGGCACCTATGAACCCGACTGAGATTTACGATAAACCCGGAAAATCGGCGATGGGAATGGATCTGATTCCTGTCTATGAGGGTGATGAACAATCGAGTAGCGGCGCTATTTCGATTGATCCGGTTACCGTGCAAAACATGGGTGTTCGTTACGGTACCGTATCGCGTATGGACTTTCACCACGAAATACGAACCGTCGGCAAAGTCGATTACAATGAAGACAAACTCTATGAAATAAACACCAAAATGTCAGGATGGATCGAAAGATTATTTGTGGATTATACCGGCGAGATGGTCAACGCGGGACAACCGCTAATGGAAATTTATTCGCCTGAATTGGTTACAACACAGCAGGAATATTTACTGGCACTGAAGACAAGGGAGATGGTTCGTGAAAGTAGAATTGCCTCCATTCGCGAAGGAGGTGAAACGCTGTTGGAATCAACCCGCAAGCGCCTGCTTTATTGGGATGTTCCAAAATCAGAACTTGAACGATTGGAAAATACCGGTGAAGTGAAAAAAACGGTTTTACTTCGCGCTCAATCCACTGGCATGGTTATTGAGAAAAATGCCATTGAAGGCGGACATATTAAGGAAGGCATGAAGCTGTTCCAAATAGCGGATCTGCGAGAGGTTTGGGTGCATGCCAGTATTTATGATTATGAGGTGCCCTGGATTGTGGAAGGGCAAACAGCCGAAATGACGCTTTCATACCAACCGGGAAAAACGTATACCGGAAGAGTTTCTTATATATATCCGTTTTTGCGGGAAAAAGCCCGTGATGTGCACGTTCGTTTGGAATTTCAAAACCCGGATCTCGAATTGAAGCCGGGCATGTATGTAAATGTTCAACTGCACGGAAAAGTGATTCCCGATGCATTGGTGATACCGATTGAAGCTGTCATTCGCTCAGGCAAGCGAAATGTGGTATTTGTAACCCGTGAACCCGGCAAGTTTGAGCCGCGTGATATCCAAATCGGCGAAGAAGGCGGACCAAACAACCGCTATGTAAGAGTGATTTCTGGCTTGCTGGAGGGCGAACAGGTGGTCATTTCTGCCCAATTCTTGTTGGACAGCGAAAGTCGGTTACAGGAAGCTATCCAGAAAATGTTGAAAGAACGCCAGGGCGGTAAAAAACCTTCCATGGAACAAGACCAGATGGATGGTATGAATTCATCTGACGATCACCAGCACCAGATGGGCGACATGAATGCCACAGATGAACACAACGCCCATGATACCTCCGCTTCGCCAAGTCATGATCACGGGAATTCCATGAAAGATCCCCAACTAAAAATGGAAGGTAGTGACCACAAAGATCACCCGGATCTCAGTTCCGGCCAAAGTAATTGA
- a CDS encoding sigma-54-dependent Fis family transcriptional regulator has product MTARILIIEDEDLFREDLALLLRRKGFDCHTAATAEEGLERAGAFLPDIILSDIVMPGKSGIDILEDLRSINPGGNVIIMTAFGTLETAIEAFRKGAVDYVLKPPVIEDVLNRIQRILEHQRLLQEIKQLRRDVSEDIASLALVGKSPAMQNALGLIEKVAPTNSIVLITGESGTGKELVARAVHEFSLVNQQPFVAINCAGFQETLLESELFGYVKGAFTGATKDKSGFFETTGEGTLFLDEISEMPPSLQSKLLRVLEQREFYRVGGTTLLPMKARIIAATNKKLKSHIQTGEFREDLYYRIAVFEIDLPPLRERISDIPLLADHFINKFNKELKNRYVGIDPDVLQALMNYEWPGNIRELRNLIERAMILCDGDMLTAEGFPPQVTAKQVFLPLQTKNLKNAVHNFERQFIHQVLSNCNWNKEEAARKMGINPSTLYRKMSDLNVNDPTATEK; this is encoded by the coding sequence ATGACTGCTAGAATTTTGATCATCGAAGATGAAGATTTGTTTCGCGAAGATTTAGCCTTACTACTCAGGCGCAAAGGATTTGACTGCCACACAGCCGCAACAGCTGAGGAAGGGCTGGAACGAGCCGGAGCGTTTTTACCTGACATTATCCTTTCGGATATCGTGATGCCCGGAAAAAGCGGTATCGATATTCTCGAGGATTTGCGGAGTATCAATCCCGGTGGAAATGTAATCATCATGACGGCCTTCGGCACCCTGGAAACCGCTATCGAAGCATTCCGCAAAGGAGCTGTCGATTATGTGCTGAAACCACCGGTTATCGAAGATGTTCTCAACCGGATACAGCGGATACTGGAACACCAGCGGTTGCTCCAGGAAATAAAGCAACTACGGCGAGATGTTTCCGAAGACATTGCCTCCCTGGCACTGGTCGGCAAAAGTCCGGCCATGCAAAACGCGCTGGGGCTGATCGAGAAGGTTGCCCCCACAAACAGCATAGTGCTAATCACCGGGGAATCAGGAACAGGTAAAGAATTGGTTGCCCGGGCAGTGCATGAGTTCAGCCTGGTCAATCAGCAACCGTTTGTTGCTATTAACTGTGCAGGATTCCAGGAAACTCTGCTGGAAAGCGAATTATTTGGATATGTGAAAGGCGCTTTCACTGGCGCTACCAAAGATAAGAGCGGTTTTTTTGAAACTACAGGAGAAGGTACTCTATTTTTGGATGAGATCTCCGAAATGCCCCCGAGTCTGCAAAGCAAATTGCTCCGCGTGCTAGAACAGCGTGAATTTTACCGCGTCGGGGGCACCACCCTCTTACCCATGAAAGCCCGTATCATTGCTGCAACCAACAAAAAATTGAAATCGCATATTCAAACCGGTGAATTCCGGGAAGATCTGTATTATCGCATCGCCGTCTTTGAGATTGATTTGCCGCCATTGCGCGAACGGATATCGGATATACCGCTGCTAGCAGACCACTTCATCAATAAATTTAATAAAGAGTTAAAAAATCGCTATGTTGGCATTGATCCCGATGTCCTGCAGGCATTGATGAATTATGAGTGGCCGGGAAATATCCGGGAATTGCGCAACCTGATAGAGCGAGCAATGATCCTCTGTGATGGTGATATGCTTACTGCGGAGGGATTTCCTCCACAAGTCACTGCCAAACAAGTTTTTTTACCATTGCAAACCAAGAACTTGAAAAATGCCGTTCATAACTTTGAGCGACAGTTTATTCATCAAGTACTGTCGAACTGTAATTGGAATAAGGAAGAAGCTGCACGAAAAATGGGTATCAATCCTTCGACCCTGTATCGCAAAATGTCAGATCTGAACGTCAACGATCCAACCGCAACCGAAAAATAA
- a CDS encoding cytochrome c, with amino-acid sequence MVLLFTFGTIALTVLAGCAGSLKNADKPGAMLWGENCGRCHNVRSPASFSDSEWDVAVMHMRTRANLTATEAEKIAEFLKASN; translated from the coding sequence CTGGTACTACTCTTTACTTTTGGCACTATTGCCTTAACTGTCTTGGCCGGTTGTGCGGGCTCGCTTAAAAACGCTGACAAACCCGGTGCAATGCTTTGGGGCGAAAATTGCGGACGGTGTCACAACGTTCGCAGCCCGGCAAGTTTCAGTGATAGTGAATGGGATGTAGCAGTCATGCACATGCGCACCCGCGCTAACCTGACGGCAACTGAAGCAGAAAAAATTGCTGAATTCCTGAAAGCAAGTAATTGA
- a CDS encoding GHKL domain-containing protein: MNAKVKEIFWWGSIVITTLIISGFHMNTPPTEGHIHLILMQTYFIPILIGALQFGVKGGLGTAIVVSTIFTPHIMFQWVGDFEHNLLGFLQVLLFNIIGYLTGLKAQKEKREKERYQQIATELENSLKKLKTQASELSELEEQLRLSDRLAIVGELTASMAHELRNPLGTIRGTVEIINDELPEDLKKNEFFEILILETERMSSVVESYLNFAKKQTFPDTNYNVNEIIHNSCLILASRARKERIRFRKNLPATPLILNGNPNDLQQILINLLLNAIEAMKSPGEILISGTIADGNNDANKQYPGNLLTLSIKDQGKGIKPENMKEIFKPFFTTKKKGTGLGLSIVKRIADQHHWRIQINSTPDQGTEFILLIEQETERKKIKTLY, translated from the coding sequence TTGAATGCAAAGGTAAAAGAAATTTTTTGGTGGGGATCAATTGTTATAACCACTTTAATTATCTCTGGTTTCCATATGAACACACCGCCGACTGAAGGGCATATACATTTAATACTTATGCAGACATATTTTATTCCAATTCTGATTGGTGCGTTACAATTTGGCGTAAAGGGTGGATTAGGCACTGCAATCGTCGTTAGCACTATTTTTACGCCTCATATAATGTTTCAATGGGTTGGGGATTTTGAGCACAATTTGCTCGGATTCCTGCAGGTACTGTTATTCAATATCATTGGTTACTTAACCGGGTTAAAGGCTCAAAAAGAAAAAAGAGAAAAAGAGCGGTACCAACAAATAGCTACCGAATTAGAAAATTCTCTGAAAAAGCTTAAAACACAAGCCAGTGAATTGTCAGAATTAGAAGAACAACTGCGGCTTTCTGACAGGTTAGCAATAGTTGGTGAATTGACAGCAAGTATGGCACATGAATTGCGGAATCCGCTTGGAACCATACGTGGGACAGTTGAAATTATAAATGACGAATTGCCAGAAGATTTAAAAAAGAATGAGTTTTTTGAAATTCTTATATTAGAAACCGAACGTATGAGCAGCGTTGTAGAGAGTTATTTGAATTTTGCCAAAAAACAAACTTTCCCGGACACGAACTATAATGTGAACGAAATTATTCACAATTCTTGCCTGATTTTGGCAAGCCGTGCCAGAAAAGAGCGAATCCGTTTCCGAAAGAATCTTCCAGCTACGCCACTCATTTTGAACGGGAATCCCAATGACTTGCAACAAATCTTGATAAACCTGTTGTTAAATGCCATCGAGGCAATGAAATCGCCTGGTGAAATATTGATTTCAGGAACAATTGCAGACGGAAACAATGATGCCAATAAACAATATCCTGGAAATCTATTGACATTATCAATCAAAGACCAGGGAAAGGGTATCAAGCCAGAGAACATGAAAGAGATATTTAAACCCTTTTTCACAACTAAAAAAAAGGGAACGGGTTTAGGATTAAGCATTGTAAAACGAATCGCCGATCAACATCACTGGCGAATTCAGATAAACAGCACACCTGATCAGGGCACGGAATTCATCCTTTTAATTGAGCAGGAAACAGAGAGAAAAAAAATAAAAACGTTATATTAG
- a CDS encoding sigma-54-dependent Fis family transcriptional regulator, with product MNRILLIDDDVNLCKVIAYQLKKNGYNVTSANSGAEGLKYFAQQDFELVITDIQMPDISGIQVLKDIRRRNRQVVVIIITAHGSVDNALEACHLGADDYLTKPFGQEQLRFVIEKALQLRRLQQENNILRQELIGKYRFENLVAHSAKMEEVLKMAGRVAASDATVLILGESGTGKELVARAIHYNSPRKDKPLVTVNCPSIPDNLLESELFGHVKGAFTGAIKDRKGKFEIADGGSIFLDEIGDLREDVQAKLLRVLQEHEVERLGGSKTIKTDVRVIAATNKNLEMMVQEGNFREDLYYRLSVVPVQIPPLRDRKEEVPYMVDFFIKRYAKDRRFQVAPEVITALQDYEWPGNVRELENVIERAVVLSSDNHITMDSLPANLLTRLKTADSDQHRISADTHSLAEVEKRAILGALDEAGGNRSKAARILKVPRHVLLYRLKKLNIDS from the coding sequence ATGAATCGCATTTTACTCATAGATGACGATGTGAATCTATGCAAAGTCATTGCCTATCAATTGAAAAAAAACGGCTACAATGTCACATCTGCGAATAGTGGTGCAGAAGGTTTAAAGTATTTTGCTCAACAGGATTTCGAGTTGGTTATAACCGATATACAGATGCCGGACATAAGTGGGATTCAGGTTTTAAAAGATATCCGCCGCCGTAACCGGCAGGTAGTTGTCATTATTATCACAGCACATGGCAGTGTGGATAATGCCCTGGAAGCTTGCCATCTTGGGGCAGATGACTATTTGACCAAACCCTTTGGTCAAGAGCAATTGCGATTTGTTATCGAGAAAGCCCTGCAATTGCGAAGGTTGCAGCAGGAGAACAATATACTTCGGCAGGAATTAATAGGAAAATACCGTTTTGAAAATTTGGTGGCACACAGTGCGAAAATGGAAGAGGTGTTAAAAATGGCTGGGCGGGTGGCTGCCAGTGATGCAACAGTATTGATCCTTGGCGAAAGCGGGACCGGAAAAGAATTGGTTGCACGGGCAATACATTATAACAGTCCGCGAAAAGACAAACCCCTGGTGACAGTCAATTGCCCGTCGATTCCCGATAACTTGTTGGAAAGTGAATTGTTCGGTCATGTAAAAGGCGCCTTCACAGGTGCCATTAAAGATCGCAAAGGCAAATTTGAGATCGCTGATGGCGGCTCGATCTTTCTTGATGAAATTGGGGATTTGAGGGAGGATGTCCAGGCCAAACTATTGCGTGTCCTTCAGGAGCATGAGGTAGAACGCCTAGGAGGTTCCAAAACTATCAAAACTGATGTCCGGGTTATTGCTGCCACCAACAAGAATTTGGAAATGATGGTCCAGGAGGGCAACTTTCGGGAAGACCTGTACTATCGCTTAAGTGTTGTGCCGGTCCAGATCCCGCCATTAAGGGATCGAAAGGAGGAGGTTCCTTATATGGTTGATTTTTTCATCAAACGATATGCCAAGGACCGCCGGTTCCAGGTTGCGCCGGAAGTCATTACCGCGTTGCAGGATTATGAGTGGCCGGGCAATGTGAGAGAGCTGGAAAACGTAATTGAGCGTGCAGTAGTACTCTCCTCCGATAATCACATTACAATGGATAGTCTGCCCGCAAACTTGCTAACCAGGCTAAAAACAGCGGATTCGGATCAACACAGGATTTCTGCTGACACCCATTCACTTGCAGAAGTGGAGAAAAGGGCGATACTGGGAGCGCTTGATGAGGCTGGCGGCAACCGTTCCAAAGCCGCCCGAATACTTAAAGTCCCCCGGCATGTGTTGCTGTATCGCTTAAAAAAACTAAACATCGATTCGTAG
- a CDS encoding PAS domain-containing protein has product MTFSPSNPIHPPLWGVAQSQYLNLWFIRLRWIASGVALALVFLTIKVLHYMEEEVLWPLVGLIGLLAITNLVYLYLMRKGRHPDRLKLIQIVWDLFILTLMLHYSGGIENPLSFVYLFHVILSGILLNKKRCYGVVVLAFLLYSSLAMLELNEVVPHYTLDIFPHKIAQTDDMMATDDQHDEHDHHSENGIHAAHYPVYVWSMSLLTLFILLLTAYFITNIMTQLRAEETKSREERQRLEHVLQSTGAGLLILNESLKPIWFNEPAKNWLGLIEGNDGSKSAKLAAWLNDKEVSVEKTLRDGIIRTEEREQVDESGQKQFFQVTVAPLRDAKGEIYQVVELIQDISQKKIIEAEMLHAAKMVTLGTMSAGIAHEVGNPLASISTRLHLMETEADPGFVSQSIELLKREIGRIERIVKGISQFGRPSPVSWGTYHVNEILQETIEMLNYHKGARKCKIETKLQPNLPDTLGVRDQLKQVFLNLGLNALEAMPEGGVLSIVSYLQKGNFVIEFSDEGMGIPEEHRGKIFQPFFTTKEKGSGLGLFIVNHFVQAHGGEIRFDNNKSKGISVEVLLPLHGSRK; this is encoded by the coding sequence ATGACATTTTCCCCGTCAAATCCGATCCATCCACCACTCTGGGGAGTTGCCCAATCACAATATCTGAATCTGTGGTTTATCCGGTTGCGCTGGATTGCCAGCGGCGTTGCTCTGGCACTGGTTTTCCTGACCATCAAAGTTTTGCATTATATGGAAGAGGAAGTCTTGTGGCCGCTTGTCGGGTTGATAGGTCTTTTGGCAATTACCAATCTGGTATATCTGTATTTAATGCGCAAAGGCAGGCACCCGGATCGTTTAAAGTTGATTCAGATCGTATGGGATTTGTTCATCCTGACATTGATGCTACATTATTCCGGGGGTATTGAAAATCCCCTTTCCTTTGTGTACCTTTTTCATGTGATCCTGAGCGGAATTCTGCTCAATAAAAAGCGTTGTTATGGTGTCGTTGTGCTGGCCTTTTTGCTATATAGCTCCCTGGCAATGCTTGAGTTAAACGAAGTGGTACCGCATTATACTCTGGATATCTTTCCTCACAAAATCGCCCAAACCGATGATATGATGGCCACAGATGATCAACACGATGAACATGATCATCACTCAGAAAATGGCATACATGCCGCCCACTATCCGGTATATGTTTGGAGCATGTCGCTGTTGACCCTGTTCATTTTACTATTGACAGCATATTTCATTACCAATATTATGACTCAATTACGCGCCGAAGAAACCAAAAGCCGCGAAGAAAGACAACGTTTGGAACATGTGTTACAATCTACTGGCGCGGGATTGTTAATACTGAATGAATCGCTGAAACCGATCTGGTTTAATGAGCCGGCAAAAAATTGGCTTGGGTTGATAGAAGGAAACGATGGAAGTAAAAGCGCGAAACTTGCAGCATGGCTTAATGACAAAGAAGTTTCAGTGGAAAAAACATTACGAGACGGTATTATACGCACCGAAGAGCGCGAGCAGGTCGATGAAAGCGGACAGAAACAGTTCTTCCAGGTAACGGTAGCACCCCTACGGGATGCCAAGGGTGAAATTTACCAGGTTGTAGAACTGATTCAGGATATCAGCCAGAAAAAAATCATCGAAGCAGAAATGTTGCATGCCGCCAAAATGGTAACCCTGGGAACGATGTCCGCAGGTATCGCCCACGAGGTGGGAAACCCTCTGGCGTCGATTTCGACAAGGCTTCATCTGATGGAAACAGAAGCAGATCCGGGGTTTGTATCTCAAAGTATTGAACTGCTGAAACGGGAAATCGGCCGCATCGAACGTATCGTGAAAGGCATCTCGCAGTTCGGTCGTCCCTCACCGGTAAGCTGGGGTACATACCATGTAAACGAGATTTTGCAAGAGACAATTGAAATGCTCAACTATCATAAAGGAGCCAGGAAATGTAAGATTGAAACAAAGCTACAACCTAATCTTCCAGATACCTTGGGGGTGCGCGACCAGTTAAAACAGGTGTTTTTAAATCTGGGATTAAATGCGCTGGAAGCAATGCCTGAGGGCGGCGTTTTATCGATTGTATCATACCTACAAAAAGGCAATTTTGTTATAGAATTTAGCGATGAAGGTATGGGTATTCCCGAGGAACATCGCGGAAAAATTTTCCAACCGTTTTTCACTACGAAAGAAAAAGGCTCCGGGTTAGGTTTGTTTATTGTCAACCATTTTGTGCAAGCGCACGGCGGAGAAATCCGGTTTGACAACAACAAAAGTAAAGGGATCAGTGTAGAGGTTTTACTTCCATTACACGGCTCCCGTAAATAA
- a CDS encoding DoxX family protein, with protein sequence MRNNLTPWSPVPIRLILGLGFIYHGYVKLFTSVGQDNFLRLLNDIGVPAAGIFSWVIGGLEFLGGIALLLGSFMTITNILLLINMAVAMFWVNLPNGFDLMNVNIMIEAGPKFGVPGIEINLLYIACLISLLFTGAGNLSVDTFRKEKNSISTVNIDS encoded by the coding sequence ATGAGAAATAATTTAACACCATGGAGCCCGGTACCAATTCGACTGATCCTGGGTTTGGGTTTCATCTATCATGGATATGTAAAACTATTTACGTCTGTCGGGCAGGATAATTTTCTCCGTTTGCTTAATGATATAGGTGTGCCCGCAGCAGGGATATTCTCCTGGGTGATCGGTGGTCTTGAGTTTTTGGGTGGAATCGCATTACTACTTGGCAGTTTCATGACCATAACCAACATACTTCTCCTTATAAATATGGCGGTTGCAATGTTTTGGGTAAATTTGCCCAACGGATTTGATTTAATGAATGTCAATATCATGATTGAAGCTGGCCCCAAATTTGGCGTGCCGGGTATCGAAATCAACTTACTATATATTGCCTGCCTGATTTCCCTTTTATTTACAGGTGCCGGAAATCTGTCTGTTGATACATTCAGGAAAGAAAAAAACAGTATCTCGACAGTTAACATAGATTCATAA
- a CDS encoding TolC family protein — MKWIEKERNLGMYRYVNLITLLLLIALFPSLAAQSPENTLRLPELIREALDNNPDLQSAQNAWQAENAKIPQAGALPDPVISFNLMNLPVNTLDFNQEPMTGKQIAIMQMFPFPGKQGLRETIARENASTSEYRYQELRNQLVQQVKNTYYDLYFVDRAIEITGKNEAILSEFVEIAESKYSVGTGLQQDVLRAQVERSKMSDRQIQLQQKRDALEAQLNALLNRPADLPLGSTEDLIYRERSLDFAELKAQADTARPLLQAWQATERQSEQKIKLAKREYLPDFSLGVAYTQREVLQSGMGGADFISGMFSVKVPLYFWRKQRQQVAESQLMRNSVADKYRDIKNQVYAAIDVSLNDLRKNEKLVELYQTGIIPQASQSLQSAIAGYQTDKVDFLTLLTNQINLFNFEQDYHRIISDYYKGIAKLEALTGVDFQK, encoded by the coding sequence ATGAAATGGATTGAAAAAGAAAGGAATTTGGGAATGTATCGATATGTTAATTTGATAACCCTCTTGTTGCTGATAGCTCTTTTTCCCTCGTTAGCGGCACAGTCACCGGAAAACACACTTAGATTGCCGGAGCTTATCAGGGAAGCTTTGGATAACAATCCGGACCTGCAATCCGCACAAAATGCCTGGCAGGCCGAAAACGCTAAAATTCCCCAGGCTGGCGCCTTGCCGGACCCGGTAATCAGTTTCAATTTGATGAATCTGCCGGTGAATACCCTCGATTTTAACCAGGAACCGATGACCGGTAAGCAGATTGCCATCATGCAGATGTTTCCTTTTCCGGGTAAGCAAGGGCTCAGGGAAACCATTGCCCGGGAAAATGCTTCCACTTCTGAATACCGCTATCAGGAGCTTCGCAATCAGTTGGTGCAACAAGTCAAAAACACTTACTATGATCTGTATTTTGTTGATAGAGCCATCGAGATTACCGGAAAAAATGAAGCAATCCTCTCAGAATTTGTAGAAATCGCTGAATCCAAATACAGCGTGGGAACCGGGTTACAACAAGATGTCTTACGTGCCCAAGTTGAACGGTCCAAAATGAGCGACCGCCAGATTCAATTACAACAAAAACGTGATGCGTTAGAAGCACAGCTCAATGCTTTGCTCAATCGCCCGGCAGATCTTCCGCTGGGTTCAACGGAGGATCTCATTTATCGTGAACGCTCTTTGGATTTTGCGGAATTAAAAGCACAGGCAGACACCGCCCGTCCATTATTACAAGCCTGGCAAGCCACAGAACGTCAGAGTGAGCAAAAAATCAAACTCGCAAAAAGGGAATATTTACCGGATTTTAGCCTCGGGGTTGCATACACCCAACGGGAAGTTCTGCAAAGCGGCATGGGCGGCGCCGATTTTATCTCCGGTATGTTCAGTGTAAAAGTCCCGCTGTATTTCTGGCGCAAACAACGTCAACAGGTAGCAGAGAGCCAACTCATGCGTAATTCGGTGGCGGATAAATACCGGGATATTAAAAACCAGGTATATGCGGCGATTGACGTTAGTTTAAATGACTTGCGCAAGAATGAAAAATTGGTTGAGTTGTACCAAACAGGCATTATTCCCCAGGCGTCGCAATCGTTGCAATCTGCTATTGCCGGATATCAAACGGACAAAGTGGATTTTCTCACCCTTTTGACGAACCAGATTAACCTTTTCAATTTCGAACAGGATTATCACCGGATAATCAGTGACTATTATAAGGGAATTGCAAAACTGGAAGCGCTGACAGGCGTGGATTTTCAAAAGTAA
- a CDS encoding c-type cytochrome, which translates to MKKNEAGIFAILVIFTLLQIGSVLAKGKNTGSDTDSWVAPPTAKNIQNPITSDAKVKAEGKKIFEQQCATCHGNGGKGDGPAGKYLGKKLPDFTKALFSQQTDGEIFWKLTNGNAPMPAFKEILSEEKRWQVINYLRTFASH; encoded by the coding sequence ATGAAAAAGAACGAAGCTGGTATATTTGCGATTCTTGTGATTTTCACTTTACTGCAGATAGGTTCTGTGTTGGCAAAAGGGAAGAATACTGGTTCGGATACGGATAGCTGGGTTGCGCCGCCAACGGCAAAGAACATCCAAAATCCTATAACAAGTGATGCGAAAGTAAAAGCAGAGGGTAAGAAGATATTTGAACAGCAATGTGCGACCTGCCATGGAAATGGTGGCAAAGGTGACGGACCCGCGGGAAAATACCTCGGCAAAAAACTTCCGGACTTCACGAAGGCATTATTCAGTCAGCAAACTGATGGGGAAATTTTCTGGAAACTCACTAACGGGAACGCACCCATGCCCGCTTTTAAAGAAATTCTTTCTGAAGAAAAGAGGTGGCAAGTAATCAATTATCTTCGAACGTTCGCATCACATTAA